One Pseudodesulfovibrio alkaliphilus DNA segment encodes these proteins:
- a CDS encoding extracellular solute-binding protein, whose protein sequence is MKRITLIALCLIFVLTLALPALADKTLMMSTTTSTANTGLLDELIVPMYLKDTGVEIKFVAVGTGKALKMAEGCDVDVVLVHAPDAEMEYVNSGALLDRRELMYNDFIIIGPASDPANVKDKNVTDALKAIEGAKAVFASRGDNSGTHKMEQSLWTAAGLAIPEKETWYVQTGQGMIATINVAAEKNGYTLTDRGTYIKYADTKGGTPPMVVLVEGDTVLFNQYSALAVNPAKCPNAKYDMAKQFIDWMASPAVQQAIGNFTLLGKPLFTPNAK, encoded by the coding sequence GTGAAACGAATTACTTTGATCGCGCTTTGTCTGATTTTTGTCCTGACCCTGGCTCTGCCCGCCCTGGCGGACAAAACCCTGATGATGTCCACCACCACAAGCACGGCCAACACCGGCCTGCTCGACGAACTCATTGTGCCCATGTATCTGAAGGATACGGGCGTGGAGATCAAGTTCGTGGCTGTAGGTACGGGCAAGGCTCTCAAGATGGCCGAGGGTTGCGACGTTGACGTGGTCCTCGTCCATGCTCCTGATGCCGAGATGGAATATGTCAATTCCGGTGCGCTTCTGGACCGCCGGGAACTGATGTACAACGACTTCATCATCATTGGCCCCGCCTCAGACCCGGCAAATGTCAAGGACAAGAACGTCACCGACGCCCTCAAGGCAATCGAAGGCGCCAAGGCCGTCTTTGCCAGCCGGGGCGACAACTCGGGCACCCACAAGATGGAGCAGTCACTGTGGACCGCTGCCGGACTGGCCATTCCCGAGAAGGAAACCTGGTACGTCCAGACCGGCCAGGGTATGATCGCCACGATCAACGTGGCAGCCGAAAAGAACGGCTACACCCTCACCGACCGTGGTACCTACATCAAATACGCCGACACCAAGGGCGGCACCCCTCCCATGGTGGTCCTGGTGGAAGGCGACACGGTTCTCTTCAACCAATATAGTGCCCTGGCCGTGAACCCGGCCAAATGCCCCAACGCCAAATACGACATGGCCAAGCAGTTCATCGACTGGATGGCCTCCCCGGCCGTGCAGCAGGCCATCGGCAACTTCACACTCCTGGGTAAGCCCCTCTTCACTCCCAACGCCAAATAA
- a CDS encoding HesA/MoeB/ThiF family protein: protein MFPSLDVAIHSMMIPNPMPQGGHALTLPPGAVAVIAPDQGLSGCGVEARALELDIIPTRYLRNMHSITPKAQIRLLRAKVAQVGLGGLGGTLLEQMLRLGVGTLRVADGDDFEESNLNRQALSDTSNVWRSKAEAARIAAARINPSVTMDARHEFLSQDSLPGFLTGADLAIDALGGMTHRLTLQQCAAEADIPLVTGALAGWTGYVAVVMPGQPGPAQFMGLDNGAEEKLGCPIPTVNLVATLMATEVVRLLSGEPSPLTGKMLLIDLKQLSFETVSL, encoded by the coding sequence ATGTTCCCCTCCCTTGATGTGGCCATCCACAGCATGATGATTCCGAATCCCATGCCCCAGGGAGGTCACGCACTGACGCTTCCCCCCGGAGCCGTGGCAGTGATCGCTCCCGATCAGGGGCTTTCCGGGTGCGGCGTCGAGGCCCGGGCCCTTGAACTCGACATCATTCCTACGCGCTACCTGCGCAACATGCACAGCATCACCCCTAAGGCCCAGATACGTCTGCTGCGCGCCAAGGTTGCCCAGGTGGGGCTGGGCGGGCTGGGCGGCACCCTCCTTGAACAGATGCTGCGCCTGGGTGTGGGCACCCTGCGCGTGGCTGACGGCGACGACTTCGAGGAAAGCAATCTCAACCGTCAAGCACTGAGCGACACCTCCAATGTCTGGCGTTCCAAGGCCGAGGCTGCCCGGATCGCGGCTGCCCGCATCAATCCTTCGGTCACGATGGACGCTCGGCACGAATTCCTTTCCCAAGACTCCCTGCCCGGCTTCCTGACAGGGGCTGATCTGGCCATCGACGCCCTGGGGGGGATGACCCACCGGCTGACCCTCCAACAATGCGCTGCTGAGGCAGACATTCCGCTGGTCACTGGCGCACTTGCGGGCTGGACGGGCTACGTGGCAGTAGTCATGCCCGGTCAGCCCGGCCCGGCGCAATTCATGGGACTCGACAACGGGGCCGAGGAAAAACTCGGCTGCCCGATCCCCACGGTCAACCTCGTGGCCACCCTCATGGCCACGGAGGTCGTACGCCTGCTCTCGGGCGAACCCTCGCCCCTTACGGGCAAGATGCTCCTCATTGATCTCAAGCAACTCTCTTTCGAAACGGTTTCCCTGTGA
- a CDS encoding tRNA (cytidine(34)-2'-O)-methyltransferase, translating to MHIVLYQPEIPPNTGNIARLCAATRTPLHLIEPLGFTIDDKHLRRAGLDYWPHVDVTVHPNLEDFLVKVTPPRLVPASTRAATAHHRFAFRPDDAILMGPETRGLPAELLMRHPDAVRIPICGEVRSLNLSTATGILLFEALRQTGLMPD from the coding sequence ATGCACATCGTCCTCTACCAGCCCGAGATACCCCCCAACACCGGCAACATCGCCCGCCTCTGCGCGGCAACACGGACCCCGCTGCACCTCATTGAGCCGCTGGGATTCACCATTGACGACAAGCATCTGCGTCGCGCCGGGCTGGATTACTGGCCCCATGTGGACGTGACCGTCCACCCGAATCTTGAGGACTTCCTGGTCAAGGTGACTCCGCCCCGGCTGGTCCCGGCCAGCACCCGAGCGGCCACAGCACACCATCGGTTCGCCTTCCGACCCGACGATGCCATCCTTATGGGACCGGAAACACGGGGCCTGCCCGCCGAACTGCTCATGCGCCACCCGGACGCGGTGCGCATCCCCATCTGCGGGGAGGTGCGCAGCCTCAATCTTTCCACAGCCACGGGCATCCTGCTTTTCGAGGCACTGCGCCAGACCGGACTCATGCCCGACTGA
- the rfbB gene encoding dTDP-glucose 4,6-dehydratase gives MKLLVTGGCGFIGTNFIRLMLDKHPDWSIVNLDKLTYAGNRLNLADLERGEPRYSFVQGDIGDRALVMDMLTDATVDAIVNFAAESHVDRSIDDPSPFLTTNVLGTQNLLECARQRRVSRFVHISTDEVYGTLGASGKFSETTPLAPNSPYSASKAGADLLARAYFETYAFPVVTTRCSNNYGPYQFPEKLIPLMYLAAKDNRPLPVYGDGLNVRDWIYVDDHCHGVELALLKGREGQVYNFGGDAEETNLAVVKTMLSLLGKPESLITFVGDRPGHDRRYAMDYSLAALELGFAPSLDFATGLRRTIDWYETNSRWLEQVQSGEYRRFMDSWYGARS, from the coding sequence ATGAAACTCCTTGTTACCGGCGGATGCGGCTTCATCGGCACCAACTTCATCCGACTCATGCTCGACAAACACCCCGACTGGTCCATCGTCAATCTCGACAAACTGACCTATGCGGGCAACCGTCTCAACCTGGCCGACCTGGAACGCGGCGAACCCCGCTACAGCTTCGTCCAGGGCGACATCGGAGACCGGGCGCTGGTCATGGATATGCTGACTGACGCCACTGTGGACGCCATCGTCAATTTTGCCGCCGAATCCCATGTGGACCGTTCCATTGATGATCCCTCGCCCTTCCTGACCACCAATGTTCTCGGGACGCAAAACCTCCTTGAATGTGCCCGCCAGCGCCGGGTAAGCCGGTTCGTCCACATCTCCACCGACGAAGTGTACGGCACGCTGGGAGCCAGCGGGAAGTTCTCGGAAACCACGCCGCTGGCCCCCAACAGCCCCTATTCGGCCAGCAAGGCCGGGGCCGACCTCCTGGCTCGCGCCTACTTCGAGACATACGCTTTCCCGGTAGTCACCACACGCTGCTCCAACAATTACGGGCCATACCAGTTTCCCGAAAAGCTCATTCCCCTCATGTATCTTGCGGCCAAAGACAACAGACCTCTCCCGGTCTACGGCGACGGCCTCAACGTACGCGACTGGATATACGTTGACGACCACTGCCATGGCGTGGAACTCGCTCTGCTCAAGGGCCGCGAGGGACAGGTGTACAACTTCGGCGGCGATGCCGAAGAGACCAACCTCGCAGTGGTCAAGACCATGCTTTCCCTTCTTGGCAAGCCGGAATCGCTGATCACCTTTGTCGGTGACCGCCCGGGCCACGACAGGCGCTACGCCATGGACTATTCTCTGGCCGCACTGGAACTGGGTTTTGCCCCGAGCCTTGATTTCGCCACCGGCCTGCGCCGGACCATCGACTGGTACGAAACCAATTCCCGTTGGCTCGAACAGGTGCAAAGCGGGGAATATCGGCGGTTCATGGACTCCTGGTACGGGGCGCGAAGCTGA
- a CDS encoding MoaD/ThiS family protein: MGIEIKCFATLAPSLPANAADYPAAPGETVRSLVAKLGIPEDDIALIFINSARAYLDSEIRDGDRVGLFPPVGGG; this comes from the coding sequence ATGGGTATCGAAATCAAGTGCTTCGCCACACTGGCCCCCAGCCTGCCCGCCAATGCGGCCGACTACCCCGCCGCGCCAGGCGAGACGGTACGTTCGCTCGTCGCCAAACTGGGCATCCCAGAGGACGATATAGCCCTCATTTTCATCAACTCCGCCAGAGCCTACCTTGACAGCGAGATCAGGGACGGAGACCGAGTCGGACTGTTCCCGCCCGTAGGGGGCGGCTAA
- a CDS encoding molybdopterin-guanine dinucleotide biosynthesis protein MobB, with protein MKAISIIGPKKSGKTTLGLTLARCLKARGLTVAATKFSHHGLHWRDTDTARYAKICDTVAGLGPEEAFVHWTRSRFLPDLLPLLTTDVLLVEGGKSMGYLPRVLCLDGDLSDGTDWLGPELAIGSWGNGRIKGLPSFADIDALADAVLERGFFLPGMDCATCGRPDCRTLAADIVRGAATPRACLAMHNSIEVDINGAPLGMKPFVEEIISASIREMLRTLKGYSPGKATIKLDV; from the coding sequence GTGAAGGCTATCTCCATCATCGGCCCGAAGAAATCCGGCAAAACCACCCTTGGACTGACTCTGGCACGATGTCTCAAGGCGCGTGGACTGACCGTGGCCGCAACCAAATTCAGCCACCACGGCCTTCACTGGCGCGACACGGACACCGCCAGATACGCCAAGATCTGCGACACTGTGGCCGGACTCGGACCGGAGGAGGCCTTTGTCCACTGGACCCGCAGCCGATTTTTACCCGACCTTCTGCCACTGCTGACTACGGACGTGCTCCTTGTGGAAGGCGGCAAGTCCATGGGCTATCTGCCCCGGGTGCTCTGTCTCGACGGCGATCTCTCCGACGGAACCGACTGGTTGGGACCGGAGCTGGCCATCGGCTCCTGGGGCAACGGCCGCATCAAAGGGCTCCCGTCCTTCGCCGATATCGACGCTTTGGCCGACGCGGTGCTTGAACGAGGTTTCTTTCTGCCCGGCATGGATTGCGCCACCTGCGGCCGGCCGGACTGTCGCACGCTGGCGGCGGACATCGTTCGCGGAGCAGCCACTCCCCGCGCCTGCCTGGCCATGCACAACTCCATCGAAGTGGACATCAACGGCGCCCCCCTTGGCATGAAACCCTTTGTGGAAGAAATCATCTCGGCCTCTATTCGGGAAATGCTGCGCACACTCAAGGGTTATTCGCCGGGCAAGGCCACCATCAAGCTGGACGTGTAG
- a CDS encoding winged helix-turn-helix domain-containing protein has product MPSKDNATIRLRVWIEQDRETYLGIGSTLLLQHIERLGSLRKAAEELNMSYRRAWGKLKKAEERIGHPLVEKVRGQGQRFTLSPHGRELMNKFLRFYLDVEAYAAQRASEVLEMQVDKAGEFYREDTE; this is encoded by the coding sequence ATGCCAAGCAAGGACAACGCCACAATTCGCCTGCGAGTCTGGATCGAGCAGGACCGCGAAACCTACCTCGGGATAGGAAGTACGCTGCTTTTACAGCACATTGAACGCCTGGGCTCGCTACGCAAGGCGGCCGAGGAACTGAACATGTCCTACCGTCGCGCCTGGGGCAAACTTAAGAAAGCCGAAGAGCGCATCGGGCATCCCCTGGTGGAAAAGGTCCGCGGCCAGGGACAGCGGTTCACCCTCTCCCCTCATGGCAGGGAGCTGATGAACAAATTCCTCCGCTTCTATCTCGATGTCGAGGCATACGCCGCCCAGCGGGCGTCGGAAGTGCTGGAAATGCAGGTGGATAAGGCAGGCGAGTTCTATCGGGAAGACACCGAATGA
- a CDS encoding ABC transporter ATP-binding protein produces the protein MTKPLISLFNVRQRYADRTVLSVDRLDIRPGSIVGLAGPNGSGKSTLLRLLAFLESPASGTMTFEGSPAAASPGPVHRQVTLLVQEPYLLRRSVFGNVAYGLKVRGREDPTKRVFSALESVGLNPERFARRQWFELSGGEAQRVALAARLVLRPRALLMDEPTASLDASSAALVRKAALAARDTFGTALVIASHDMAWLHAVSDHVLRIENGRIIDTETLKPNEE, from the coding sequence ATGACCAAGCCCCTCATCAGTCTCTTCAACGTGCGCCAGCGCTATGCAGACCGAACCGTCCTCAGCGTGGACCGCCTCGATATAAGGCCCGGGAGCATCGTCGGACTGGCCGGGCCAAACGGCTCAGGCAAATCCACCCTGCTTCGACTGCTGGCTTTTCTCGAGTCCCCGGCCTCGGGCACCATGACCTTTGAGGGTTCCCCTGCGGCCGCCTCGCCCGGTCCGGTCCACCGGCAAGTCACCCTGCTCGTCCAGGAGCCCTATCTCCTTCGCCGCAGCGTCTTCGGCAACGTGGCCTACGGCCTCAAGGTGCGCGGCCGGGAAGACCCCACAAAGCGGGTTTTCAGCGCTTTGGAATCAGTTGGCCTGAACCCGGAGCGCTTCGCCCGGCGCCAGTGGTTCGAGCTCTCCGGCGGTGAGGCCCAACGGGTGGCCCTGGCTGCCCGGCTGGTCCTGCGTCCCCGGGCGCTGCTTATGGACGAACCCACTGCCAGCCTGGACGCAAGCAGCGCGGCCCTGGTCCGCAAAGCAGCCCTGGCCGCCCGCGACACATTCGGCACGGCCCTGGTCATCGCCAGCCACGACATGGCCTGGCTGCACGCGGTCAGCGACCATGTTCTTCGCATCGAAAACGGCCGCATCATCGACACCGAAACACTCAAGCCAAACGAGGAATGA
- the rfbD gene encoding dTDP-4-dehydrorhamnose reductase: protein MQLKGKGVVIFGGRTGLLGQALTRAFRLAGARPVPLSSQDCDILDPRSVELLLDRRDPDLIVNAAAYTQVDLAEEQEEMAFALNATAPPLLASLAAKRLVPFVHFSTDFVFRGTKRTPYQPYDEPDPFSVYGISKADGERGLLRFGYERTLIIRTSWLFGPGKMNFVENILTLCETRNTLTVVNDQMGSPAYTPDVAAYTLALLARDETGIHHLANSGEATWHALATQAVTLAGLDCHVEPVPTSAYPTKAVRPAYSVLDLSRFIQATGVTPRHWQQALADYVLGDLKRGSVI from the coding sequence ATGCAGCTCAAAGGCAAAGGCGTCGTCATCTTCGGAGGGAGGACTGGTCTGCTGGGCCAGGCGCTGACCCGGGCCTTCCGCCTGGCCGGAGCCAGACCCGTGCCGCTGTCCAGCCAGGACTGCGACATCCTCGACCCACGGAGCGTGGAACTGCTGCTGGACAGGCGTGACCCGGACCTGATCGTCAACGCCGCGGCCTACACCCAAGTCGATCTGGCCGAAGAGCAGGAAGAGATGGCCTTTGCCCTCAATGCAACGGCCCCGCCGCTGCTCGCTTCGCTGGCGGCCAAGCGTCTGGTGCCCTTTGTTCATTTCAGTACGGATTTTGTTTTCCGGGGGACAAAACGAACCCCCTACCAACCCTATGACGAACCAGACCCCTTCTCGGTCTACGGCATCAGTAAGGCAGATGGCGAACGGGGGCTGTTGCGCTTCGGCTACGAGCGCACACTGATCATTCGGACTTCCTGGCTCTTTGGTCCCGGAAAAATGAATTTCGTGGAAAATATCCTGACCCTGTGCGAAACGCGCAACACCCTCACCGTGGTCAACGACCAGATGGGCTCACCCGCCTATACTCCCGATGTGGCCGCTTACACCCTTGCCCTTCTGGCCCGCGACGAAACGGGCATCCACCATCTTGCCAACTCGGGCGAGGCCACCTGGCATGCGTTGGCAACCCAGGCCGTGACCCTGGCCGGGCTCGACTGCCACGTCGAGCCCGTCCCCACCAGCGCTTACCCCACAAAGGCCGTGCGCCCGGCCTATTCCGTTCTTGACCTCTCTCGCTTTATCCAGGCCACAGGCGTGACCCCCAGACACTGGCAACAGGCCCTGGCCGACTACGTGCTCGGCGACCTCAAACGCGGCTCGGTCATCTGA
- a CDS encoding ABC transporter permease encodes MDFLLQGFLQGFLLLLSGDPETYSAIWATVAASTMAMAASLSVGIPLGFLLGHKTFPGKKIVRTLVDTLLSFPTVVIGLLVYAFLTHRGPFGGAGLLFTLPAIAIGQTILGLPVIIAMTATAVEALDKRLPMTLTTLGANSRQILWATVVEARFSIMLAAVSAYGRIVSEVGISMMVGGNIKWHTRTITTAISLETGKGEFAMGIALGMVLLTVALTVNILASGLKRKAVR; translated from the coding sequence ATGGATTTTCTGCTTCAGGGCTTTCTCCAGGGCTTTCTCCTTCTGCTTTCGGGCGACCCTGAAACCTATTCCGCCATATGGGCCACGGTGGCAGCCTCCACCATGGCCATGGCCGCCAGCCTGTCCGTCGGCATCCCCCTCGGATTCTTGCTCGGACACAAGACATTCCCCGGCAAAAAGATCGTGCGCACCCTGGTGGACACCCTGCTCTCGTTTCCCACGGTGGTCATCGGCCTGCTGGTCTATGCCTTTTTGACCCATCGCGGGCCCTTTGGCGGGGCCGGGCTGCTCTTCACCCTGCCAGCCATAGCCATCGGACAGACAATCCTCGGCCTGCCGGTGATCATCGCCATGACGGCCACGGCCGTGGAGGCGCTAGACAAACGGCTGCCCATGACTCTGACCACCCTCGGGGCCAACTCCCGCCAGATCCTCTGGGCCACGGTGGTCGAGGCGCGCTTTTCCATCATGCTGGCCGCAGTTTCCGCCTATGGCCGCATCGTCTCGGAAGTAGGCATCTCCATGATGGTGGGCGGTAATATCAAGTGGCACACGCGAACCATCACCACGGCCATCTCCCTTGAGACCGGCAAAGGCGAATTTGCCATGGGCATCGCCTTGGGAATGGTCCTGCTGACTGTGGCCCTGACCGTCAACATCCTGGCCTCGGGCCTCAAGCGTAAGGCCGTACGATGA
- a CDS encoding glycosyltransferase family 2 protein translates to MFIPRKGSSMGVRTHISIIVSDQEAHTSLPRMLQSVARQSTGLDAVEILVIGTGSHASDAPQAWAAIADTGAVRLVESLPDTPAGEALNRAVECSSGRLLLFMRPDYRMDAKFLTTALSVFSEFPKADVMYADYIRIARDKGQGMRSGLVQLPDFDDTLLQTTNFLGPAVMLRRRTWERIHGFRDNTTYRFWDLWVQAATAGCSFFHVNYPLASCEVSNIPFRERAEDGRRKAMLVINNQAYFHMHTLRWAIAYLRGDAWAQAFGFMTIPDSIEVTRMMHEHVMRSMGTDTLLRKAIRQFDRATRQA, encoded by the coding sequence ATGTTTATCCCAAGGAAGGGGTCGTCCATGGGCGTCCGAACCCACATTTCGATCATCGTTTCCGACCAGGAAGCCCATACCAGCCTGCCACGCATGCTGCAATCCGTGGCCCGTCAGTCCACAGGACTTGATGCGGTCGAAATACTTGTGATAGGCACCGGCTCCCATGCCTCTGACGCCCCGCAAGCATGGGCGGCCATAGCCGACACCGGGGCGGTCAGGCTCGTGGAGTCCTTACCGGACACTCCGGCGGGTGAGGCGCTGAACCGCGCCGTGGAGTGTTCATCGGGCCGGCTGCTGCTCTTCATGCGACCCGATTACCGGATGGATGCCAAGTTCCTGACCACGGCCCTGTCAGTGTTCTCGGAATTCCCCAAGGCTGACGTGATGTACGCCGACTACATACGGATAGCACGCGACAAGGGCCAGGGAATGCGCTCAGGCCTGGTCCAGCTGCCTGATTTCGACGACACGCTGCTCCAGACCACCAATTTTCTCGGCCCGGCCGTGATGCTGCGCCGAAGGACATGGGAACGCATCCACGGCTTCCGAGACAACACCACCTACCGTTTCTGGGATCTTTGGGTCCAGGCCGCCACCGCCGGGTGTTCCTTTTTCCACGTCAACTACCCGCTGGCATCGTGCGAGGTGTCCAATATCCCGTTTCGGGAGCGCGCCGAAGACGGTCGGCGCAAGGCGATGCTGGTCATCAACAATCAGGCATACTTCCACATGCACACCTTGCGTTGGGCCATAGCCTATCTTCGGGGAGACGCCTGGGCACAGGCATTCGGTTTCATGACCATTCCAGACTCCATCGAGGTGACGCGGATGATGCACGAGCATGTCATGCGCAGCATGGGCACCGACACGCTGCTGCGCAAGGCCATCCGCCAATTCGACAGAGCCACCCGGCAGGCTTGA
- a CDS encoding SulP family inorganic anion transporter produces the protein MADDPVASQVPERSGASAGSLDLDAIAVDDMVDGMVDDGPEDIVCAACGQVASGEDRCPGCGMPLKRPESLPDPDEMGIDVSDLAEEGSAQIWDENYSDPSAQGKGAFVDARPSSLGGRLFEGNFALNVFAGLISGLLAFYFALALAILTSSQPGMQPFLPSFISMALVASVAGCILFSVLSRIPFSLAGPETVPAAVLFLFVGSLYKDMAGLYPTDSMIPTILAGVVLAALSTGFALWLLGRLKVAEYVRYIPIQIIGGVVGGVGVYVLLGAFDWMGGLSLDWSNFFVAMGDCVELIRPDQCLAAILPSVVFGLILLVGLSRLKNSLFMLAMILAATAAGYAAGVWGADSSISSLAATIPLPDAPIAPLAAQSLGEGFEAIQWGVIKANGLYIGGLVILVVLTSMSRVTNLELLHGRESDLNQEFHALGLTNMAGGLMGGMPASISYGRSAGNRATGARGPMAGVMAGVLCAAGLYYADVVIPMIPRFVPEGILIYAGLDLIRDWLFRTRTAFTRRDDMVMLWTTFAFTLFLGLLAGIGIGVGLALMATVSRYSKGGAIRNVLSGVNHRSNVDRAPAQQRALKEYGDHIHILRLQGFIFLGSMESLLKSIRERLEARDMLPVEYLVLDFRMVTGLASAAGIGFRKLRNVVEEYDLELIITSAPLELEEHLSSMGYVGEDDSPFKVFFNLDFALEWCENRVLDAENMLTIKNLTLPELLTPVFPEPRYIPALMKVLKRVVVDKGQAVFRQGDRSESMYFVESGRLDVELELEGGKLLRLKKVGPGAVFGEMGIYTLAPRSATVRAAEKCVLYMMTMDKLNAVEKRAPVLVTAINRFLINMLSERLADANKKVRDLMV, from the coding sequence GTGGCGGATGATCCGGTCGCCTCCCAAGTGCCTGAGCGAAGCGGAGCCAGTGCCGGGAGCCTTGATCTTGATGCCATCGCCGTGGACGATATGGTTGACGGCATGGTTGATGACGGTCCTGAGGACATTGTTTGCGCTGCCTGCGGCCAGGTGGCCAGTGGAGAGGACAGGTGCCCGGGGTGCGGGATGCCCCTGAAGCGGCCGGAGTCGTTGCCTGACCCTGATGAGATGGGCATTGATGTCAGCGATCTGGCTGAAGAGGGTTCTGCCCAGATATGGGATGAAAACTATTCCGATCCTTCCGCCCAGGGAAAAGGCGCCTTTGTGGACGCCAGGCCGTCATCCCTGGGAGGGCGACTGTTTGAAGGCAATTTCGCGCTTAATGTCTTTGCCGGTCTGATCTCGGGGCTTCTCGCCTTTTATTTCGCTTTGGCCCTAGCCATTCTGACTAGCTCCCAGCCGGGCATGCAGCCTTTTCTTCCCTCGTTCATCTCCATGGCGCTGGTGGCCTCTGTGGCTGGCTGCATCCTCTTCTCTGTCTTGTCGCGCATACCGTTTTCCCTGGCCGGGCCCGAGACCGTTCCAGCCGCCGTGCTGTTCCTTTTCGTCGGTTCGCTCTACAAGGACATGGCCGGGCTGTATCCCACGGATTCCATGATCCCAACCATCCTTGCGGGGGTCGTTCTGGCTGCATTGAGCACAGGATTTGCCCTGTGGCTGCTGGGCAGGCTCAAGGTTGCCGAATACGTGCGTTACATCCCGATCCAGATCATCGGCGGCGTGGTGGGCGGAGTGGGTGTCTATGTCCTGCTGGGCGCCTTCGACTGGATGGGAGGGCTCTCTCTTGATTGGTCCAATTTTTTCGTGGCCATGGGGGATTGTGTTGAACTCATCCGTCCCGATCAGTGCCTCGCGGCCATACTTCCCAGCGTTGTCTTCGGACTGATACTGCTTGTCGGGCTTTCCCGGCTCAAGAATTCGCTGTTCATGCTGGCCATGATCCTTGCGGCCACTGCAGCGGGATACGCAGCAGGCGTCTGGGGTGCTGATTCTTCAATAAGCTCCCTGGCGGCGACCATTCCCCTGCCTGACGCGCCGATTGCGCCCCTGGCTGCGCAATCATTAGGTGAGGGGTTTGAGGCCATTCAGTGGGGTGTGATCAAGGCCAATGGCCTCTATATCGGCGGGCTGGTCATTCTGGTGGTGCTCACCTCCATGAGTCGTGTGACCAATCTCGAGCTGCTCCACGGGCGCGAATCGGATCTCAATCAGGAGTTCCATGCGTTGGGGTTGACCAATATGGCAGGCGGACTGATGGGCGGGATGCCCGCATCCATCTCCTACGGACGCAGCGCGGGCAATCGGGCTACCGGAGCACGGGGACCGATGGCGGGTGTGATGGCCGGGGTGCTTTGCGCGGCAGGTCTGTATTACGCGGACGTTGTCATTCCCATGATTCCCCGCTTCGTGCCTGAGGGCATCCTCATCTATGCCGGGCTCGACCTCATTCGCGACTGGCTCTTCAGAACCAGGACCGCCTTCACCCGGCGCGACGATATGGTCATGCTTTGGACCACCTTTGCCTTCACCCTGTTCCTTGGTCTTCTGGCTGGCATAGGCATCGGTGTCGGCCTGGCCCTGATGGCAACTGTCAGCCGCTACAGCAAGGGCGGGGCGATCCGTAACGTCCTTTCGGGCGTCAATCATCGCAGCAATGTGGACCGCGCCCCGGCCCAGCAGCGGGCACTCAAGGAGTACGGCGATCACATCCACATCCTGCGGCTTCAGGGGTTCATCTTCCTGGGTTCCATGGAGAGCCTGCTCAAGTCCATTCGCGAGCGTCTCGAAGCCCGGGACATGCTGCCTGTGGAGTATCTGGTTCTTGATTTCCGCATGGTCACCGGGCTTGCTTCTGCAGCGGGCATAGGATTCCGCAAACTGCGCAATGTGGTGGAGGAGTACGATCTGGAACTGATCATCACCAGTGCGCCCCTTGAACTTGAGGAACATCTCTCCAGCATGGGGTATGTGGGCGAGGATGACTCGCCTTTCAAGGTCTTCTTCAATCTCGATTTCGCCCTGGAATGGTGTGAGAACCGTGTGCTTGATGCGGAGAACATGCTGACCATCAAGAATCTGACCCTGCCGGAGTTGCTGACTCCGGTTTTTCCCGAGCCCCGGTATATCCCGGCACTGATGAAGGTGCTCAAGCGGGTGGTGGTGGACAAGGGACAGGCCGTGTTCCGTCAGGGCGACAGGTCGGAGTCCATGTATTTTGTCGAGTCCGGGCGGCTTGATGTGGAGCTGGAGCTTGAGGGCGGCAAGCTGCTCAGGCTCAAGAAGGTTGGCCCGGGCGCGGTCTTTGGCGAGATGGGCATCTATACACTGGCCCCGCGATCGGCCACTGTCCGGGCTGCCGAAAAATGCGTACTCTACATGATGACCATGGACAAGCTGAACGCGGTGGAGAAGCGGGCTCCGGTTCTGGTCACGGCCATCAATCGCTTTTTGATCAACATGCTTTCGGAACGGCTGGCAGATGCCAACAAGAAGGTGCGCGACCTGATGGTATGA